In the Azospirillum formosense genome, one interval contains:
- the xsc gene encoding sulfoacetaldehyde acetyltransferase produces MKMTTEEAFVKVLQMHGIRHAFGIIGSAMMPVSDLFPKAGIRFWDCAHETNAALICDGYSRVTGEMAMAIAQNGPGVTGFVTSIKTAYWNHTPMLLVTPQAANKTIGQGGFQEVEQMAMFKEMVCYQEEVRDPSRMAEVLNRVIEKAWRGCAPAQINVPRDFWTQVIDVELPQIVRLERPAGGRQAIAEAARLLSEAKFPVILNGAGVVIGGAIPDSIALAERLDAPVCCGYQHNDAFPGSHPLSVGPLGYNGSKAAMELIAKADVVLALGTRLNPFSTLPGYGIDYWPKNAKIIQVDINPDRIGLTKKVSVGICGDARQVAQQILAQLAPGAGDAGRLERRALIHQTKSAWLQLLSSLDHEEDDPGTSWNAEARERESDRMSPRQAWRAIQAALPADAILSTDIGNNCAIGNAYPTFEEGRKYLAPGMFGPCGYGFPSIVGAKIGCPNTPVVGFAGDGAFGISMNEMSSIGREGWPAVTMVIFRNFQWGAEKRNTTLWFDNNFVGTELNPKLSYAKVAEGCGLKGVTARTQDEVTAALRQAIEDQGRGITTFVEVILNQELGEPFRRDAMKKPVAIAGIDPADMRPQQAV; encoded by the coding sequence ATGAAAATGACCACCGAGGAAGCGTTCGTGAAGGTCCTTCAGATGCACGGCATCCGGCACGCCTTCGGGATCATCGGATCGGCCATGATGCCGGTCTCCGACCTCTTCCCCAAGGCCGGCATCCGGTTCTGGGACTGCGCGCACGAGACCAACGCCGCCCTGATCTGCGATGGCTACAGCCGGGTCACCGGGGAAATGGCCATGGCGATCGCCCAGAACGGACCCGGCGTGACCGGCTTCGTCACCTCCATCAAGACCGCCTACTGGAACCACACGCCGATGCTGCTGGTGACGCCGCAGGCTGCCAACAAGACCATCGGCCAAGGCGGTTTCCAGGAGGTCGAGCAGATGGCCATGTTCAAGGAGATGGTCTGCTACCAGGAGGAGGTGCGCGACCCCAGCCGCATGGCCGAGGTGCTGAACCGCGTCATCGAGAAGGCGTGGCGCGGCTGCGCCCCGGCGCAGATCAACGTGCCGCGCGATTTCTGGACCCAGGTGATCGACGTCGAGCTGCCGCAGATCGTCCGGCTGGAGCGCCCGGCGGGCGGGCGGCAGGCCATCGCCGAGGCGGCCCGCCTGCTGTCGGAGGCGAAGTTCCCGGTCATCCTCAACGGCGCCGGGGTGGTGATCGGCGGAGCCATTCCGGACAGCATCGCGCTGGCGGAGCGGCTGGACGCGCCGGTCTGCTGCGGCTACCAGCACAACGACGCCTTCCCCGGCAGCCACCCGCTGTCGGTCGGGCCGCTCGGCTACAACGGGTCCAAGGCGGCGATGGAGCTGATCGCCAAGGCCGACGTCGTTCTGGCGCTCGGCACGCGGCTCAACCCCTTCTCCACCCTGCCCGGCTATGGCATCGACTATTGGCCGAAGAACGCCAAGATCATCCAGGTGGACATCAACCCCGACCGCATCGGCCTGACCAAGAAGGTCTCGGTCGGCATCTGCGGCGACGCCCGCCAAGTCGCCCAGCAGATCCTGGCGCAACTCGCCCCCGGCGCCGGGGACGCGGGCCGGCTGGAGCGCCGCGCCTTGATCCACCAGACCAAGTCGGCGTGGCTTCAGCTCCTGTCCTCGCTCGACCATGAGGAGGACGATCCCGGAACGAGTTGGAACGCCGAGGCGCGCGAGCGCGAGTCCGACCGCATGTCGCCCCGTCAGGCGTGGCGGGCCATCCAGGCCGCCCTGCCGGCGGACGCCATCCTGTCCACCGACATCGGCAACAACTGCGCCATCGGCAACGCCTACCCCACCTTCGAGGAGGGGCGGAAATATCTGGCGCCCGGCATGTTCGGCCCCTGCGGCTACGGCTTCCCGTCGATCGTCGGGGCGAAGATCGGCTGCCCGAACACGCCGGTGGTCGGCTTCGCCGGTGACGGCGCCTTCGGCATCTCGATGAACGAGATGTCCTCCATCGGGCGCGAGGGATGGCCGGCGGTCACCATGGTGATCTTCCGGAACTTCCAATGGGGGGCGGAGAAGCGCAACACGACGCTGTGGTTCGACAACAACTTCGTCGGCACGGAGCTGAACCCCAAGCTCAGCTACGCCAAGGTGGCCGAGGGTTGCGGCCTGAAGGGCGTCACCGCGCGCACCCAGGACGAGGTGACCGCCGCCCTGCGCCAGGCGATCGAGGACCAGGGCCGCGGCATCACCACCTTCGTCGAGGTGATCCTGAACCAGGAGCTGGGCGAGCCCTTCCGCCGCGACGCCATGAAGAAGCCGGTCGCGATCGCCGGCATCGACCCGGCGGACATGCGCCCGCAGCAGGCCGTGTAA
- a CDS encoding DmsC/YnfH family molybdoenzyme membrane anchor subunit yields MHPAFSIIFFTSAAGAGYGLLALLGLLAPLGLLPASPLFGLAALALALGLVVAGLLSSLAHLGRPERAWRALSQWRSSWLSREGVAAVATFLPAGVFAIAWIVLSADGGGVAGVAGWITAAMAAVTVYCTAMIYASLKPIRQWANPWVPRTYLALSLMTGALLLNALLGVAGQASAWSSLLALASVALAWAAKEGHWRHCATARPVSTAETATGLGHIGRVRLLDAPHSEDNYLLKEMGFRVGRRHAVRLRLITRLAAFALPTALSLGALVAGPGALSGTLALLAAAAAALGVIAERWLFFAEAKHTVTLFYGAGEA; encoded by the coding sequence ATGCATCCGGCCTTCTCCATCATCTTCTTCACGAGCGCTGCGGGCGCCGGTTATGGCCTGCTTGCCCTGCTCGGCCTGCTGGCGCCCCTCGGCCTGCTGCCGGCGAGCCCGCTGTTCGGCCTCGCCGCCCTCGCCCTCGCCCTGGGGCTGGTGGTGGCCGGGCTGCTGTCCTCGCTGGCCCATCTCGGCCGTCCGGAGCGGGCGTGGCGTGCGCTGTCGCAGTGGCGCAGCTCCTGGCTGTCGCGCGAAGGGGTGGCGGCGGTCGCCACCTTCTTGCCGGCGGGCGTCTTCGCCATCGCCTGGATCGTCCTTTCTGCCGATGGCGGCGGGGTGGCGGGCGTCGCCGGCTGGATCACCGCGGCGATGGCGGCGGTCACCGTCTACTGCACGGCGATGATCTACGCCTCGCTGAAGCCCATCCGCCAGTGGGCCAACCCCTGGGTGCCGCGCACCTATCTGGCGCTGTCGCTGATGACCGGAGCGCTGCTGCTGAACGCGCTGCTGGGTGTGGCGGGGCAGGCGTCGGCTTGGTCCTCCCTGCTGGCCCTGGCGTCGGTGGCGCTGGCCTGGGCGGCCAAGGAGGGGCATTGGCGGCACTGCGCCACCGCCCGCCCCGTCAGCACGGCGGAGACGGCGACTGGGCTGGGCCACATCGGGCGGGTCCGCCTGCTCGACGCCCCGCACAGCGAGGACAACTACCTGCTGAAGGAAATGGGTTTCCGCGTCGGGCGCCGCCACGCCGTCCGCCTGCGCCTGATCACCCGCCTCGCCGCCTTCGCCCTGCCGACGGCGCTGAGCCTCGGCGCGCTGGTCGCCGGCCCCGGCGCCCTCTCCGGCACGCTGGCTCTGCTGGCCGCCGCCGCCGCCGCCCTGGGGGTGATCGCCGAGCGCTGGCTCTTCTTCGCCGAGGCGAAGCACACCGTGACGCTCTTCTACGGCGCCGGGGAAGCCTGA
- a CDS encoding 4Fe-4S dicluster domain-containing protein, with translation MTSLPNREPGAPRLGLVIDLDTCVGCHACAVACKQWNDGGHMAPLTDTDAYGAGPDGVWFNRIHSFEAGSEQGGCGSRTTNFPRSCLHCEQPACVTVCPTGASYKRAEDGIVLVNEDLCIGCKLCSWACPYGAREFDQDVGVMKKCTLCIDRIHNENLHEADRVPACVMVCPTSARHFGDLADPSSAVSKLVAERGGYDLMPELGYEPTNKYLPPRPRPALALDERVTKDSANDDLPLHGLLKWADRILAR, from the coding sequence ATGACGAGCCTTCCCAACCGCGAACCCGGCGCCCCCCGGCTGGGGCTGGTCATCGACCTCGACACCTGCGTCGGCTGCCACGCCTGCGCGGTGGCCTGCAAGCAGTGGAACGACGGCGGCCACATGGCGCCGCTGACCGACACCGACGCCTACGGCGCCGGGCCGGACGGGGTGTGGTTCAACCGCATCCACAGCTTCGAGGCGGGGTCGGAGCAGGGCGGCTGCGGGTCGCGCACCACCAACTTCCCGCGCTCCTGCCTGCATTGCGAACAGCCGGCCTGCGTGACCGTCTGCCCGACCGGCGCCTCCTACAAGCGGGCCGAGGACGGCATCGTTCTGGTCAACGAGGATCTGTGCATTGGCTGCAAGCTGTGCTCCTGGGCCTGCCCCTACGGCGCGCGGGAGTTCGACCAGGACGTCGGCGTGATGAAGAAATGCACGCTGTGCATCGACCGCATCCACAACGAGAACCTCCACGAGGCGGACCGGGTGCCGGCCTGCGTCATGGTCTGCCCGACCTCCGCCCGCCATTTCGGCGACCTCGCCGACCCGTCCTCCGCCGTCTCGAAGCTGGTGGCGGAGCGCGGCGGCTACGACCTGATGCCGGAGCTGGGCTACGAGCCGACCAACAAGTACCTGCCGCCGCGGCCCCGCCCCGCCCTGGCGCTCGACGAGCGCGTCACCAAGGACAGCGCCAACGACGACCTGCCGCTCCACGGCCTGCTGAAATGGGCCGACCGCATCCTGGCGCGCTGA
- a CDS encoding molybdopterin oxidoreductase family protein: protein MAKIDDVGGQRARGFAFTQGFQRRSGPAAPEDARGWLDRYQSPREDIDPSPTVSDTVKYTTCYMCACRCGIKVHIKDGQLRFIEGNKDHPVNHGVICAKGSAGIMTQNSPAKLRKPLLRTGERGTGEFREIEWDEALTILTERFGKIRDSDPSKLAFFTGRDQSQSLTGFWAAQFGTPNFAAHGGFCSVNMAAAGMYTLGGSFWEFGEPDWDNTRYLLLFGVAEDHDSNPIKIGLSKMKARGAKIVSVNPIKTGYSAIADEWVGIRPGSDGLFVFALIHELLRADRIDAEYLVRYTNAPWLVIQAPGAPDDGLFARDADGAPLAWDAVEQRAVPATAADIRPALVGAVTLPDGRRAVPSFHLLAERYLDPQHAPEAVAERCGVPADTIRRIAAEMAHLAFQETLTIEQPWTDWAGRRHERMVGRPIAMHAMRGISAHSNGFHTCRAIHILQILLGTIDVPGGWRYKSPYPRPAPPGPKPAGKRGETGPGKAIHGMPLGYPMGPEDLLVGEDGQPLRIDKAFSWDAPLSVHGLMHMVVANAWEGDPYRVDTLFMYMANMAWNSSMNTSETMRMLSDKDPDSGEYRIPFIVYCDAYASEMVAYADLVLADTTYLERWDCISLLDRPIGSAHGPGDSIRQPVLTPDRDVRPFQDVLIELGARLGLPAFVREDGSPRYPGGYPDYMTNHERKPGIGPLAGWRGADGTDAGKGAPNPDQLDRYVRNGCFWHFELPPEQHYFKHANQAYLETATRMGFLDKPEPVILQLYVEPLQKFRLAARGHGAVVPPADKRRRVETYFDPLPFWYPPLEEEGLDEGAFPLHAVTQRPMPMYHSWGSQNAWLRQILARNSLYIARSTAEQLGLADGDWAWVTSPTGRIRVPVHLMDGVEAGTVWTWNAIGKRSGAWNLSTDAPEGTKGFLLNHLISELLPERNGYRYANADPVTGQAAWYDLRVRVEKAPPKERAETMPRFPAQAMPPGVEPPPAILRTGAVFRRTRA from the coding sequence ATGGCGAAGATCGACGACGTCGGCGGCCAGCGCGCACGCGGGTTCGCCTTCACCCAGGGGTTCCAGCGAAGGAGCGGGCCGGCGGCGCCCGAGGACGCGCGCGGCTGGCTCGACCGCTACCAGTCGCCGCGCGAGGACATCGACCCCTCGCCGACCGTCTCCGACACGGTCAAATACACCACCTGCTACATGTGCGCCTGCCGCTGCGGCATCAAAGTGCACATCAAGGACGGCCAGCTCCGCTTCATCGAGGGGAACAAGGACCATCCGGTGAACCACGGCGTGATCTGCGCCAAGGGGTCCGCCGGCATCATGACCCAGAACTCCCCGGCCAAGCTGCGCAAGCCCCTGCTGCGCACCGGGGAGCGCGGCACCGGCGAGTTCCGTGAGATCGAGTGGGACGAGGCGCTGACCATCCTGACCGAGCGTTTCGGCAAGATCCGCGACAGCGACCCCAGCAAGCTCGCCTTCTTCACCGGGCGCGACCAGAGCCAGTCGCTGACCGGCTTCTGGGCGGCGCAGTTCGGCACGCCCAACTTCGCGGCGCACGGCGGCTTCTGCTCCGTCAACATGGCCGCGGCGGGCATGTACACGCTGGGCGGCAGCTTCTGGGAGTTCGGGGAGCCGGACTGGGACAACACCCGCTACCTGTTGCTGTTCGGCGTGGCCGAGGACCATGACAGCAACCCGATCAAGATCGGCCTGTCGAAGATGAAGGCGCGCGGCGCCAAGATCGTTTCCGTCAACCCGATCAAGACCGGCTATTCCGCCATTGCCGACGAGTGGGTCGGCATCCGTCCGGGCAGCGACGGGCTGTTCGTCTTCGCCCTGATCCACGAGCTGCTGCGCGCCGACCGCATCGACGCCGAGTATCTCGTCCGCTACACCAACGCCCCCTGGCTGGTCATCCAGGCCCCCGGCGCCCCCGACGACGGCCTGTTCGCCCGCGACGCCGACGGCGCCCCGCTGGCCTGGGACGCGGTGGAGCAGCGCGCCGTCCCGGCGACCGCGGCCGATATCCGCCCGGCCCTGGTCGGCGCCGTCACCCTGCCCGACGGGCGGCGGGCCGTGCCCTCCTTCCATCTGCTGGCCGAGCGTTACCTCGACCCGCAACACGCCCCGGAGGCGGTGGCCGAGCGCTGCGGCGTCCCCGCCGACACCATCCGCCGCATTGCCGCCGAGATGGCCCACCTCGCCTTCCAGGAGACGCTGACCATCGAGCAGCCTTGGACCGACTGGGCCGGGCGGCGCCACGAGCGGATGGTCGGGCGGCCCATCGCCATGCACGCCATGCGCGGCATCTCCGCCCACTCCAACGGCTTCCACACCTGCCGGGCCATCCACATCCTGCAAATCCTGCTGGGCACCATCGACGTGCCGGGCGGCTGGCGCTACAAGTCGCCCTACCCCCGCCCCGCCCCGCCGGGTCCCAAGCCCGCCGGCAAGCGCGGCGAGACCGGCCCCGGCAAGGCCATCCACGGGATGCCGCTCGGCTACCCCATGGGGCCGGAGGATTTGCTGGTCGGCGAGGACGGGCAGCCGCTGCGCATCGACAAAGCCTTCAGCTGGGACGCGCCGCTGTCGGTGCACGGGCTGATGCACATGGTCGTCGCCAACGCCTGGGAGGGCGACCCGTACCGCGTCGACACGCTGTTCATGTACATGGCCAACATGGCCTGGAACTCGTCGATGAACACGTCCGAGACGATGCGGATGCTGTCCGACAAGGACCCGGACAGCGGCGAATACCGCATCCCCTTCATCGTCTATTGCGACGCCTACGCGTCGGAGATGGTGGCCTACGCCGACCTCGTGCTGGCCGACACCACCTATCTGGAGCGGTGGGACTGCATCTCCCTGCTCGACCGCCCGATCGGCAGCGCGCACGGCCCCGGCGATTCCATCCGCCAGCCGGTGCTGACCCCCGACCGCGACGTGCGGCCCTTCCAGGACGTGCTGATCGAGCTGGGCGCCCGCCTCGGCCTGCCCGCCTTCGTCCGGGAGGATGGCAGCCCGCGCTACCCCGGCGGCTATCCCGACTACATGACCAACCACGAGCGCAAGCCCGGCATCGGCCCGCTGGCCGGCTGGCGCGGCGCCGACGGGACGGACGCCGGCAAGGGCGCCCCCAACCCGGACCAGCTCGACCGCTACGTCCGCAACGGCTGCTTCTGGCACTTTGAGCTGCCGCCGGAGCAGCATTATTTCAAGCACGCCAACCAGGCCTATCTGGAAACCGCCACCCGCATGGGCTTCCTCGACAAGCCGGAGCCGGTGATCCTCCAGCTCTACGTCGAGCCGCTCCAGAAATTCCGCCTCGCCGCGCGCGGGCACGGCGCGGTGGTGCCGCCCGCCGACAAGCGGCGGCGGGTGGAGACCTACTTCGACCCCCTGCCCTTCTGGTACCCGCCGCTGGAGGAGGAGGGGCTGGACGAGGGTGCCTTCCCGCTGCACGCGGTCACCCAGCGCCCGATGCCCATGTACCATTCCTGGGGCTCGCAGAACGCCTGGCTGCGGCAGATCCTGGCGCGCAACAGCCTCTACATCGCGCGCTCCACCGCGGAGCAACTTGGCCTCGCCGACGGCGACTGGGCCTGGGTGACCAGCCCGACCGGGCGCATCCGGGTGCCGGTCCATCTGATGGACGGGGTGGAGGCCGGGACGGTGTGGACCTGGAACGCCATCGGCAAGCGCTCCGGCGCCTGGAACCTGTCCACCGACGCGCCGGAAGGGACCAAGGGCTTCCTGCTCAACCACCTGATCTCCGAACTGCTGCCGGAGCGCAACGGCTACCGTTACGCCAACGCCGATCCGGTGACCGGGCAGGCCGCCTGGTACGACCTGCGCGTCCGCGTCGAGAAGGCCCCGCCGAAGGAGCGGGCCGAGACGATGCCGCGCTTCCCCGCCCAGGCCATGCCGCCGGGCGTCGAGCCGCCGCCCGCCATCCTGCGCACCGGCGCCGTATTCCGGAGGACCCGCGCATGA
- a CDS encoding CoA-binding protein, with product MIVRKSDRVLVQGITGKQGTFWTEQMQAYGTTVVGGVNPKKAGQSHCGVPIFATAKEAMANGGFDVSVMFIPPAAAKAAATDAIEAGAKTVVCLTEHIPSHDVMEMHAAAAEHGTRIIGPNTAGIVTPGECFVGIMPAFNPRVFQPGRVGVISRSGSLGTLVCLNLVRGGYGQSAFLGIGGDPMIGTTTKDALAALIDDPGTDAIALIGEIGGSMEEEAAELVAKTDKPVVSFIAGRASPPGKKMGHAGAIVTGDRGSYASKRGALERAGAVVVDVPGDLPAALDALMAEAAKRSGARQLAD from the coding sequence ATGATCGTACGCAAGAGCGACCGGGTCCTGGTGCAGGGCATCACCGGCAAGCAGGGCACCTTCTGGACCGAGCAGATGCAGGCCTACGGCACCACCGTGGTCGGCGGCGTGAACCCGAAGAAGGCCGGGCAGAGCCATTGCGGCGTGCCCATCTTCGCCACCGCGAAGGAGGCCATGGCGAACGGCGGCTTCGACGTGTCGGTGATGTTCATCCCGCCCGCCGCCGCCAAGGCCGCCGCCACCGACGCCATCGAGGCCGGGGCGAAGACCGTCGTCTGCCTGACCGAGCACATCCCTTCCCACGACGTGATGGAGATGCACGCCGCGGCGGCGGAGCACGGCACCCGCATCATCGGGCCGAACACCGCCGGCATCGTGACGCCGGGAGAATGCTTCGTCGGCATCATGCCCGCCTTCAACCCGCGCGTCTTCCAGCCGGGCCGGGTCGGCGTCATCTCGCGCAGCGGCAGCCTGGGCACGCTGGTCTGCCTGAACCTCGTGCGCGGCGGGTACGGGCAGTCGGCCTTCCTCGGCATCGGCGGCGACCCGATGATCGGCACCACGACCAAGGACGCGCTGGCCGCCCTGATCGACGATCCGGGCACCGACGCCATCGCGCTGATCGGCGAGATCGGCGGCAGCATGGAGGAGGAAGCGGCGGAGCTGGTGGCGAAGACGGACAAGCCCGTCGTCTCCTTCATCGCCGGCCGCGCCTCCCCGCCGGGCAAGAAGATGGGCCATGCCGGCGCCATCGTGACCGGCGACCGCGGCAGCTACGCCTCCAAGCGCGGTGCGCTGGAACGCGCCGGGGCCGTCGTGGTGGACGTGCCCGGCGACCTCCCGGCGGCCCTCGACGCGCTGATGGCCGAGGCCGCGAAACGGTCGGGCGCGCGGCAACTCGCGGACTGA
- the sucC gene encoding ADP-forming succinate--CoA ligase subunit beta, whose product MNFEEQAGKTVLARAGVSVPQGRLCASAQEAEAAARAIGPVVVKAQVPTGKRGKSGGVKLAATPEEAAAAAQAILGMEIGGFPVARVLVEEQAAIAREFYAAVLNDPASRSPLVLFSTEGGMDIEEVAATRPESLRRMAVDIRKGFGPADARRLLLGLDLGEAAVPVAAMLVDLYRVYRQHDAELLEINPLALLADSRVVPLDCKLTVDDAALYRQTDIAELGAKEPLSALEERGRALDLKYIELEGNVGVLANGAGLTMTTMDVVSHAGGRPANFLEIGGEAYTKGTEALDLVLSNPGVKSLVVNFCGAFARTDVMAGGVIQAWKTLNPTVPVFFSIHGTGEDEAVRMVREELGIEPYDRMEDAISAAVEAVR is encoded by the coding sequence ATGAACTTCGAGGAACAGGCTGGAAAAACCGTGCTCGCCCGCGCCGGGGTGAGCGTCCCGCAGGGGCGCCTCTGCGCCAGCGCGCAGGAGGCCGAGGCCGCCGCCCGCGCCATCGGGCCGGTGGTGGTCAAGGCGCAGGTGCCGACCGGCAAGCGCGGCAAGTCGGGCGGCGTCAAGCTGGCCGCCACGCCGGAGGAGGCCGCCGCCGCGGCGCAGGCCATCCTGGGCATGGAGATCGGCGGTTTCCCGGTCGCCCGCGTGCTGGTCGAGGAGCAGGCGGCCATCGCCCGCGAATTCTACGCCGCGGTGCTGAACGACCCGGCCAGCCGCAGCCCGCTCGTGCTGTTCTCCACCGAGGGCGGCATGGACATCGAGGAGGTCGCGGCGACCCGCCCCGAGTCCCTGCGCCGCATGGCGGTGGACATCCGCAAGGGCTTCGGCCCGGCGGACGCGCGGCGCCTGCTGCTGGGGCTGGACCTCGGCGAGGCCGCCGTGCCGGTGGCGGCGATGCTGGTCGATCTCTACCGCGTCTACCGCCAGCACGACGCCGAGCTGCTGGAGATCAATCCGCTGGCTCTGCTGGCCGACAGCCGCGTCGTGCCGCTGGACTGCAAGCTGACGGTGGACGATGCCGCGCTCTACCGGCAAACGGACATCGCCGAACTGGGCGCCAAGGAACCGCTGTCGGCGCTGGAGGAGCGCGGGCGGGCGCTCGACCTCAAATACATCGAGCTGGAGGGCAACGTCGGCGTCCTGGCCAACGGCGCCGGGCTGACCATGACGACCATGGACGTGGTCAGCCACGCCGGCGGGCGCCCCGCCAACTTCCTGGAGATCGGCGGCGAGGCCTACACCAAGGGGACGGAGGCGCTGGACCTCGTGCTGTCCAACCCCGGCGTCAAAAGCCTTGTCGTCAACTTCTGCGGCGCCTTCGCCCGCACCGACGTGATGGCCGGCGGCGTGATCCAGGCCTGGAAGACGCTGAACCCCACCGTCCCCGTCTTCTTCTCCATCCACGGCACCGGCGAGGACGAGGCCGTGCGCATGGTGCGCGAGGAGCTGGGGATCGAACCCTACGACCGGATGGAAGACGCCATTTCGGCAGCCGTGGAGGCCGTGCGATGA
- a CDS encoding aldehyde dehydrogenase family protein: MLDRTPASADQEAIAALVARARAAQRAFADATQERVDDAVAALAWAIYEPGRARALAELAVADTGLGNVADKIVKNQRKTFGTLRDLMRVRTVGVIEEDAAKGIVKIAKPLGVVGAVTPSTNPAATPVNKAMMAVKGRNAIIIAPSPMGSAATGRTVELMRAELARIGAPEDLVQMIPTPITKGLTQALMEAVDLVVVTGSQDNVRRAYSSGTPAIGVGAGNVPVIVDESADLAEAARKICASKTFDNSTSCSSENALVVLDSVYDATIAALEEAGAYLCTAEERERVQSRLWENGKLNRKLIAKDAAILAEAFELAPKARGARFFLVEETGVGKAHPFSGEKLSLVLAVYRVPDFDAAVDQVCKILDHQGRGHSCGIHTRDEAHAKRLADELDVVRVLVNFAHTFGNGGGFDSGLNFTLSMGCGSWQKNSISENLSWKHFVNITHLVRPIPEDKPSEEALFGPFWSRHGR, encoded by the coding sequence ATGCTCGACCGAACGCCGGCCAGCGCCGACCAGGAGGCCATCGCCGCCCTCGTCGCCCGCGCCCGCGCCGCCCAGCGCGCCTTCGCCGACGCGACGCAGGAGCGGGTGGACGACGCCGTCGCCGCGCTCGCCTGGGCCATCTACGAACCGGGCCGCGCCCGCGCCCTGGCGGAGCTGGCGGTGGCCGACACCGGCCTCGGCAACGTCGCGGACAAGATCGTCAAGAACCAGCGCAAGACCTTCGGCACGCTGCGCGACCTGATGCGGGTGCGCACCGTCGGCGTGATCGAGGAGGACGCGGCCAAGGGAATCGTCAAGATCGCCAAGCCGCTGGGCGTCGTCGGCGCCGTCACCCCCTCCACCAACCCGGCGGCCACCCCGGTCAACAAGGCGATGATGGCCGTCAAGGGCCGCAACGCCATCATCATCGCCCCCTCCCCCATGGGCTCCGCCGCCACCGGCCGCACGGTCGAGCTGATGCGGGCCGAGCTGGCGCGCATCGGCGCTCCGGAGGATCTGGTGCAGATGATCCCCACCCCCATCACCAAGGGCCTGACCCAGGCGCTGATGGAGGCGGTCGACCTCGTCGTCGTCACCGGCTCGCAGGACAACGTGCGCCGCGCCTATTCCAGCGGCACCCCGGCCATCGGCGTCGGGGCCGGCAACGTCCCGGTCATCGTGGACGAGAGCGCCGACCTGGCCGAGGCGGCGCGCAAGATCTGCGCGTCGAAGACCTTCGACAACTCCACCTCCTGCTCGTCGGAGAACGCGCTCGTCGTCCTCGACTCCGTCTACGACGCGACCATCGCGGCGCTGGAGGAGGCCGGCGCCTACCTCTGCACCGCGGAGGAGCGGGAGCGCGTGCAGTCCCGCCTGTGGGAGAACGGCAAGCTGAACCGCAAGCTGATCGCCAAGGACGCCGCCATCCTGGCCGAGGCGTTCGAACTGGCGCCCAAGGCGCGCGGGGCCCGCTTCTTCCTGGTGGAGGAGACCGGCGTCGGCAAGGCGCATCCCTTCTCCGGCGAGAAGCTGTCGCTGGTGCTGGCCGTCTACCGGGTGCCGGACTTCGACGCGGCGGTCGATCAGGTGTGCAAGATCCTCGACCACCAGGGGCGCGGCCATTCCTGCGGCATCCACACACGGGACGAGGCGCACGCCAAGCGGCTGGCCGACGAGCTGGACGTGGTGCGCGTGCTGGTCAACTTCGCCCACACCTTCGGCAACGGCGGCGGCTTCGACAGCGGGCTGAACTTCACCCTCTCGATGGGCTGCGGGAGCTGGCAGAAGAACTCCATCTCCGAGAATCTGAGCTGGAAGCACTTCGTCAACATCACCCACCTCGTCCGCCCGATCCCGGAGGACAAGCCGAGCGAAGAGGCCCTGTTCGGCCCCTTCTGGTCCCGCCACGGACGCTGA